A window of Thunnus thynnus chromosome 17, fThuThy2.1, whole genome shotgun sequence contains these coding sequences:
- the LOC137201206 gene encoding NLR family CARD domain-containing protein 3-like isoform X1 has protein sequence MGSKCSALWRGKIKEEECYKPDQEKEEVPTTVKCEEKSPPLQKKPSVQEEGGAVKQRTEDETSGRQEEETASEKIGCREKNVTLAHDCTVCEAEVNATSCRLSETHDSDSGTEEKEADWVDNNRARLIQSVTLVMLVADMMLQRRIIHKEMYSNIQAARTTQEQMRVLYSALTSTKAKSVFSRILKEIQPKICETEEVIEAVIKKYKAHLRERFTYELEGTETDRKDEKSLDKIYTELHIIRGESKHVNKEHEIWEIEDKARNQISEGTKIHCNDIFKDSVSSGQDRREKRVIRTVMTKGIAGIGKTVSVKKFILDWADGRANQDLDFIFVLPFRELNLVIDDPFSLETLVTEFHPDLKHIEVAKIFAYHKVLFIFDGLDETQLHLDFKTTKRLTDATKKSSVDTLVTNLIREHLLPSALVWITSRPGAVQRIPRQYVYQWTEVRGFNDPQKIQYFRKRIEDEAVAERVVNHVTMSRSLYIMCHIPIFCWIAAKVLVYLLLKVDNTQDENIKIPTTLTEMYSYFLVIQMQVATEKYDKQSKSDPEDIFESNKEFLLKLGRLAFEQLEKGNIIFTVKELEKYGVGIEKIGVHCGLCTEIFKEEGAFNKKKLYCFVHLTVQEYFAALFVYHSFASKTIDSPSLKDFLLKGSEEELKSILDADPVDLPLNELMEIAIGNSTSRKTGELDMFLRFLIGMSLQSTQELLQGLIQQKEEHSGVIEEIRIILKEMDLLDCSPERCLNLVHCLIELKDSSLHDTVRQYLKPNHSPETQLSPAQCSALADSILMSNTPLDEFNLRKYRPSRKGVFRLIPAVRNSRKVRLSGVSLDTWISETISSALRMPNSALTELHLMNVELFQQYVKILIDGLINSQCKLEAFSLSGRLQEQELCENLASAIKSVLSDLRELELSGNILMGSLRSVLSVGLSSPKLEKLRLNRNLKTAEICEELVTAFTSTTCYLRELDLSYTNFKDSEMEILSPGLMSINCTLKALSLSHNKLTEKGCKTLASALTSKPSQLRELGLSYNDMQDSGTMMLCDVLMNPHCGLKTLRLSFCKVTRDGCASLASVLRSDQCSLKELDLSFNHLTNEGVKLLTEIQRDSQCSLETLNVDHNEECWCDLKLLRQYACDLTLDPNTAGLNIILSEENTKAKYVREEQAYPDHPDRFDDIQVLCEEGLTGRHYWETECVSADVGVAYKSIDRKGDCSKAFTLGKNEKSWCWFSKGSFYHNDICTEFMCATSKCTIGVYLDWPAGILSFFKVFPDALAHLYTVRTTFTEPLHPGFSLQDGSIHICKIK, from the exons ATGGGGAGCAAATGTTCTGCACTCTGGAGGGGTAAAATAAAGGAGGAGGAGTGTTACAAACCTGAccaagagaaagaggaagttcCCACCACAGTGAAATGTGAAGAGAAGTCTCCTCCCCTCCAAAAAAAGCCATCTGTGCAGGAGGAGGGTGGAGCTGTAAAGCAGAGAACAGAGGATGAGACTTCAGGGAGGCAAGAAGAAGAGACTGCTTCTGAAAAAATTGGTTGCAGGGAGAAGAATGTCACTCTGGCACATGACTGTACTGTTTGTGAAGCTGAAGTTAACGCCACAAG TTGTCGCCTCTCTGAAACACACGATTCTGATTCAGGGACAGAAGAGAAAG AAGCTGATTGGGTAGACAACAACAGGGCTAGGCTCATTCAGAGTGTCACATTGGTGATGCTAGTAGCGGACATGATGCTTCAGCGGCGCATCATCCATAAAGAGATGTACTCCAACATTCAGGCTGCCAGAACCACCCAGGAGCAGATGAGGGTGCTGTACAGCGCCCTCACATCTACAAAAGCCAAATCTGTCTTCAGCAGAATCCTCAAGGAAATTCAGCCCAAAATCTGTGAAA CAGAAGAAGTCATTGAAGCAGTTATCAAAAAGTACAAAGCACATCTGAGGGAAAGGTTTACATATGAGCTTGAAGGCACTGAAACAGATCGTAAAGATGAAAAATCATTGGACAAAATTTACACAGAGCTTCACATTATACGGGGAGAGAGCAAGCATGTTAATAAAGAACATGAAATCTGGGAAATTGAAGATAAGGCGAGGAATCAGATATCTGAGGGTACTAAAATCCACTGTAATGACATATTTAAAGATAGTGTGTCATCTGGGcaagacagaagagaaaagagagttaTCAGGACCGTGATGACAAAGGGAATTGCTGGCATTGGAAAAACCGTCTCTGTGAAGAAGTTCATTCTTGATTGGGCAGATGGGAGAGCCAACCAGGACTTGGACTTCATCTTCGTGCTCCCCTTCAGGGAGCTAAATTTAGTCATAGATGACCCGTTTAGCCTTGAGACACTGGTGACAGAATTCCATCCAGATCTTAAACACATAGAGGTTGCAAAAATATTTGCTTATCAcaaagttttgttcatttttgatgGGCTTGATGAAACCCAACTACACTTAGATTTCAAAACAACCAAAAGATTGACAGATGCCACCAAGAAATCATCGGTGGACACTCTGGTGACAAACCTCATTCGGGAACATCTTCTTCCCTCTGCACTTGTCTGGATAACCTCAAGACCAGGAGCAGTTCAACGCATCCCTCGACAGTATGTATACCAGTGGACTGAGGTCAGAGGATTTAATGATCCACAAAAAATAcagtacttcaggaagagaaTTGAGGACGAGGCAGTTGCTGAAAGAGTTGTTAACCACGTTACGATGTCCCGGAGCTTATACATCATGTGTCACATACCTATCTTCTGTTGGATTGCTGCAAAAGTCCTTGTGTATTTGCTGCTGAAAGTGGACAACACTCAAGATGAAAACATAAAGATACCCACAACTCTTACTGAGATGTACTCATACTTCCTTGTCATTCAGATGCAGGTCGCTACTGAAAAGTATGACAAACAGAGTAAGTCAGATCCAGAGGACATCTTCGAGTCAAATAAAGAATTCCTTTTAAAATTAGGCAGATTGGCATTTGAGCAATTGGAAAAAGGCAATATCATATTCACTGTCAAGGAACTGGAAAAATATGGCGTTGGCATAGAAAAAATAGGAGTTCACTGTGGGTTGTGCACAGAGATATTCAAAGAAGAGGGTGCTTTCAATAAAAAGAAACTCTACTGCTTTGTGCATCTGACAGTTCAGGAGTACTTTGCTGCTCTCTTTGTGTACCATAGTTTTGCAAGTAAAACAATAGATTCTCCAAGCCTCAAGGATTTCCTGCTGAAAGGGTCTGAGGAAGAGCTCAAGTCTATTTTGGATGCAGATCCAGTTGATCTTCCTTTGAATGAGCTGATGGAAATTGCAATAGGTAATTCAACTTCGAGAAAGACAGGAGAACTGGACATGTTCCTCAGATTCCTCATTGGCATGTCTCTGCAATCAACACAAGAACTGCTTCAAGGCTTGATTCAGCAGAAAGAGGAACACTCTGGTGTTATTGAGGAAATTAGAATTATTCTAAAAGAAATGGACTTATTAGACTGCTCCCCTGAAAGATGTCTGAATCTTGTTCACTGCCTGATCGAGCTGAAAGACAGTTCCTTACATGACACCGTGCGGCAGTATCTGAAACCAAACCACAGTCCAGAAACACAGCTCTCCCCTGCTCAGTGCTCAGCTCTGGCCGACTCAATTCTGATGTCAAATACACCTCTAGATGAATTCAACCTGAGAAAATACAGACCATCaagaaaaggtgtttttagGCTtatcccagctgtgaggaacaGCAGAAAAGTAAG ACTCTCAGGGGTGTCTCTCGATACTTGGATTTCTGAAACCATTTCTTCAGCTCTTCGAATGCCAAACTCTGCGCTGACCGAACTGCATCTGATGAATGTAGAACTTTTTCAGCAATATGTAAAGATCTTGATTGATGGACTGATAAACTCTCAGTGTAAATTAGAAGCTTTCAG TCTCTCAGGTAGGCTACAAGAACAAGAATTATGTGAAAATTTGGCGTCAGCTATCAAATCAGTCCTGTCAGATCTAAGAGAACTGGAGCTGAGTGGCAACATACTGATGGGCTCACTACGCTCTGTGCTTTCTGTTGGGCTAAGCAGCCCTAAACTGGAGAAGCTGAG GCTGAACCGAAATCTAAAGACTGCAGAGATCTGTGAAGAATTGGTGACAGCATTCACATCCACCACATGTTACCTGCGAGAGCTGGATCTGAGTTACACCAATTTTAAAGACTCAGAAATGGAGATTCTCTCTCCTGGACTGATGAGCATAAATTGTACATTGAAGGCATTGAG TCTCAGTCACAACAAACTCACCGAGAAAGGCTGTAAGACGTTGGCCTCAGCACTGACCTCCAAACCTTCCCAGCTGAGAGAACTGGGCCTGAGCTACAACGACATGCAGGACTCAGGCACGATGATGCTCTGTGATGTGCTGATGAATCCACACTGTGGTTTGAAAACACTAAG GCTGTCATTCTGCAAAGTGACACGAGATGGATGTGCCTCCCTTGCCTCAGTTCTGAGGTCTGATCAGTGCAGCCTCAAGGAGCTGGACCTGAGCTTTAATCACCTCACAAATGAAGGAGTCAAGCTGCTGACTGAAATACAGAGGGATTCACAGTGCAGTCTGGAGACACTCAA tgtggACCATAATGAAGAATGTTGGTGTGACTTGAAACTACTGAGACAGT ATGCCTGTGATCTGACGCTGGACCCCAACACAGCAGGcttgaatataattttgtcagaGGAGAACACAAAAGCAAAATACGTTAGAGAGGAGCAAgcatatcctgatcatccagacagatttgatgaTATTCAAGTCCTGTGTGAAGAGGGTCTGACAGGTCGCCATTACTGGGAAACTGAGTGTGTTTCAGCTGATGTTGGAGTGGCCTACAAAAGTATAGACAGGAAGGGAGATTGTTCAAAAGCATTTACtttgggaaaaaatgaaaagtctTGGTGCTGGTTTAGTAAAGGTAGCTTTTATCATAATGATATCTGTACAGAGTTTATGTGTGCTACCTCCAAATGTACCATAGGAGTGTATCTGGATTGGCCAGCaggcattttgtctttttttaaggTCTTTCCTGATGCACTGGCCCACCTGTACACTGTACGTACAACTTTCACTGAACCGCTCCATCCTGGTTTCAGTTTGCAGGATGGATCGATTcacatctgtaaaataaagtaa
- the LOC137201206 gene encoding NLR family CARD domain-containing protein 3-like isoform X2, with protein sequence MGSKCSALWRGKIKEEECYKPDQEKEEVPTTVKCEEKSPPLQKKPSVQEEGGAVKQRTEDETSGRQEEETASEKIGCREKNVTLAHDCTVCEAEVNATSCRLSETHDSDSGTEEKADWVDNNRARLIQSVTLVMLVADMMLQRRIIHKEMYSNIQAARTTQEQMRVLYSALTSTKAKSVFSRILKEIQPKICETEEVIEAVIKKYKAHLRERFTYELEGTETDRKDEKSLDKIYTELHIIRGESKHVNKEHEIWEIEDKARNQISEGTKIHCNDIFKDSVSSGQDRREKRVIRTVMTKGIAGIGKTVSVKKFILDWADGRANQDLDFIFVLPFRELNLVIDDPFSLETLVTEFHPDLKHIEVAKIFAYHKVLFIFDGLDETQLHLDFKTTKRLTDATKKSSVDTLVTNLIREHLLPSALVWITSRPGAVQRIPRQYVYQWTEVRGFNDPQKIQYFRKRIEDEAVAERVVNHVTMSRSLYIMCHIPIFCWIAAKVLVYLLLKVDNTQDENIKIPTTLTEMYSYFLVIQMQVATEKYDKQSKSDPEDIFESNKEFLLKLGRLAFEQLEKGNIIFTVKELEKYGVGIEKIGVHCGLCTEIFKEEGAFNKKKLYCFVHLTVQEYFAALFVYHSFASKTIDSPSLKDFLLKGSEEELKSILDADPVDLPLNELMEIAIGNSTSRKTGELDMFLRFLIGMSLQSTQELLQGLIQQKEEHSGVIEEIRIILKEMDLLDCSPERCLNLVHCLIELKDSSLHDTVRQYLKPNHSPETQLSPAQCSALADSILMSNTPLDEFNLRKYRPSRKGVFRLIPAVRNSRKVRLSGVSLDTWISETISSALRMPNSALTELHLMNVELFQQYVKILIDGLINSQCKLEAFSLSGRLQEQELCENLASAIKSVLSDLRELELSGNILMGSLRSVLSVGLSSPKLEKLRLNRNLKTAEICEELVTAFTSTTCYLRELDLSYTNFKDSEMEILSPGLMSINCTLKALSLSHNKLTEKGCKTLASALTSKPSQLRELGLSYNDMQDSGTMMLCDVLMNPHCGLKTLRLSFCKVTRDGCASLASVLRSDQCSLKELDLSFNHLTNEGVKLLTEIQRDSQCSLETLNVDHNEECWCDLKLLRQYACDLTLDPNTAGLNIILSEENTKAKYVREEQAYPDHPDRFDDIQVLCEEGLTGRHYWETECVSADVGVAYKSIDRKGDCSKAFTLGKNEKSWCWFSKGSFYHNDICTEFMCATSKCTIGVYLDWPAGILSFFKVFPDALAHLYTVRTTFTEPLHPGFSLQDGSIHICKIK encoded by the exons ATGGGGAGCAAATGTTCTGCACTCTGGAGGGGTAAAATAAAGGAGGAGGAGTGTTACAAACCTGAccaagagaaagaggaagttcCCACCACAGTGAAATGTGAAGAGAAGTCTCCTCCCCTCCAAAAAAAGCCATCTGTGCAGGAGGAGGGTGGAGCTGTAAAGCAGAGAACAGAGGATGAGACTTCAGGGAGGCAAGAAGAAGAGACTGCTTCTGAAAAAATTGGTTGCAGGGAGAAGAATGTCACTCTGGCACATGACTGTACTGTTTGTGAAGCTGAAGTTAACGCCACAAG TTGTCGCCTCTCTGAAACACACGATTCTGATTCAGGGACAGAAGAGAAAG CTGATTGGGTAGACAACAACAGGGCTAGGCTCATTCAGAGTGTCACATTGGTGATGCTAGTAGCGGACATGATGCTTCAGCGGCGCATCATCCATAAAGAGATGTACTCCAACATTCAGGCTGCCAGAACCACCCAGGAGCAGATGAGGGTGCTGTACAGCGCCCTCACATCTACAAAAGCCAAATCTGTCTTCAGCAGAATCCTCAAGGAAATTCAGCCCAAAATCTGTGAAA CAGAAGAAGTCATTGAAGCAGTTATCAAAAAGTACAAAGCACATCTGAGGGAAAGGTTTACATATGAGCTTGAAGGCACTGAAACAGATCGTAAAGATGAAAAATCATTGGACAAAATTTACACAGAGCTTCACATTATACGGGGAGAGAGCAAGCATGTTAATAAAGAACATGAAATCTGGGAAATTGAAGATAAGGCGAGGAATCAGATATCTGAGGGTACTAAAATCCACTGTAATGACATATTTAAAGATAGTGTGTCATCTGGGcaagacagaagagaaaagagagttaTCAGGACCGTGATGACAAAGGGAATTGCTGGCATTGGAAAAACCGTCTCTGTGAAGAAGTTCATTCTTGATTGGGCAGATGGGAGAGCCAACCAGGACTTGGACTTCATCTTCGTGCTCCCCTTCAGGGAGCTAAATTTAGTCATAGATGACCCGTTTAGCCTTGAGACACTGGTGACAGAATTCCATCCAGATCTTAAACACATAGAGGTTGCAAAAATATTTGCTTATCAcaaagttttgttcatttttgatgGGCTTGATGAAACCCAACTACACTTAGATTTCAAAACAACCAAAAGATTGACAGATGCCACCAAGAAATCATCGGTGGACACTCTGGTGACAAACCTCATTCGGGAACATCTTCTTCCCTCTGCACTTGTCTGGATAACCTCAAGACCAGGAGCAGTTCAACGCATCCCTCGACAGTATGTATACCAGTGGACTGAGGTCAGAGGATTTAATGATCCACAAAAAATAcagtacttcaggaagagaaTTGAGGACGAGGCAGTTGCTGAAAGAGTTGTTAACCACGTTACGATGTCCCGGAGCTTATACATCATGTGTCACATACCTATCTTCTGTTGGATTGCTGCAAAAGTCCTTGTGTATTTGCTGCTGAAAGTGGACAACACTCAAGATGAAAACATAAAGATACCCACAACTCTTACTGAGATGTACTCATACTTCCTTGTCATTCAGATGCAGGTCGCTACTGAAAAGTATGACAAACAGAGTAAGTCAGATCCAGAGGACATCTTCGAGTCAAATAAAGAATTCCTTTTAAAATTAGGCAGATTGGCATTTGAGCAATTGGAAAAAGGCAATATCATATTCACTGTCAAGGAACTGGAAAAATATGGCGTTGGCATAGAAAAAATAGGAGTTCACTGTGGGTTGTGCACAGAGATATTCAAAGAAGAGGGTGCTTTCAATAAAAAGAAACTCTACTGCTTTGTGCATCTGACAGTTCAGGAGTACTTTGCTGCTCTCTTTGTGTACCATAGTTTTGCAAGTAAAACAATAGATTCTCCAAGCCTCAAGGATTTCCTGCTGAAAGGGTCTGAGGAAGAGCTCAAGTCTATTTTGGATGCAGATCCAGTTGATCTTCCTTTGAATGAGCTGATGGAAATTGCAATAGGTAATTCAACTTCGAGAAAGACAGGAGAACTGGACATGTTCCTCAGATTCCTCATTGGCATGTCTCTGCAATCAACACAAGAACTGCTTCAAGGCTTGATTCAGCAGAAAGAGGAACACTCTGGTGTTATTGAGGAAATTAGAATTATTCTAAAAGAAATGGACTTATTAGACTGCTCCCCTGAAAGATGTCTGAATCTTGTTCACTGCCTGATCGAGCTGAAAGACAGTTCCTTACATGACACCGTGCGGCAGTATCTGAAACCAAACCACAGTCCAGAAACACAGCTCTCCCCTGCTCAGTGCTCAGCTCTGGCCGACTCAATTCTGATGTCAAATACACCTCTAGATGAATTCAACCTGAGAAAATACAGACCATCaagaaaaggtgtttttagGCTtatcccagctgtgaggaacaGCAGAAAAGTAAG ACTCTCAGGGGTGTCTCTCGATACTTGGATTTCTGAAACCATTTCTTCAGCTCTTCGAATGCCAAACTCTGCGCTGACCGAACTGCATCTGATGAATGTAGAACTTTTTCAGCAATATGTAAAGATCTTGATTGATGGACTGATAAACTCTCAGTGTAAATTAGAAGCTTTCAG TCTCTCAGGTAGGCTACAAGAACAAGAATTATGTGAAAATTTGGCGTCAGCTATCAAATCAGTCCTGTCAGATCTAAGAGAACTGGAGCTGAGTGGCAACATACTGATGGGCTCACTACGCTCTGTGCTTTCTGTTGGGCTAAGCAGCCCTAAACTGGAGAAGCTGAG GCTGAACCGAAATCTAAAGACTGCAGAGATCTGTGAAGAATTGGTGACAGCATTCACATCCACCACATGTTACCTGCGAGAGCTGGATCTGAGTTACACCAATTTTAAAGACTCAGAAATGGAGATTCTCTCTCCTGGACTGATGAGCATAAATTGTACATTGAAGGCATTGAG TCTCAGTCACAACAAACTCACCGAGAAAGGCTGTAAGACGTTGGCCTCAGCACTGACCTCCAAACCTTCCCAGCTGAGAGAACTGGGCCTGAGCTACAACGACATGCAGGACTCAGGCACGATGATGCTCTGTGATGTGCTGATGAATCCACACTGTGGTTTGAAAACACTAAG GCTGTCATTCTGCAAAGTGACACGAGATGGATGTGCCTCCCTTGCCTCAGTTCTGAGGTCTGATCAGTGCAGCCTCAAGGAGCTGGACCTGAGCTTTAATCACCTCACAAATGAAGGAGTCAAGCTGCTGACTGAAATACAGAGGGATTCACAGTGCAGTCTGGAGACACTCAA tgtggACCATAATGAAGAATGTTGGTGTGACTTGAAACTACTGAGACAGT ATGCCTGTGATCTGACGCTGGACCCCAACACAGCAGGcttgaatataattttgtcagaGGAGAACACAAAAGCAAAATACGTTAGAGAGGAGCAAgcatatcctgatcatccagacagatttgatgaTATTCAAGTCCTGTGTGAAGAGGGTCTGACAGGTCGCCATTACTGGGAAACTGAGTGTGTTTCAGCTGATGTTGGAGTGGCCTACAAAAGTATAGACAGGAAGGGAGATTGTTCAAAAGCATTTACtttgggaaaaaatgaaaagtctTGGTGCTGGTTTAGTAAAGGTAGCTTTTATCATAATGATATCTGTACAGAGTTTATGTGTGCTACCTCCAAATGTACCATAGGAGTGTATCTGGATTGGCCAGCaggcattttgtctttttttaaggTCTTTCCTGATGCACTGGCCCACCTGTACACTGTACGTACAACTTTCACTGAACCGCTCCATCCTGGTTTCAGTTTGCAGGATGGATCGATTcacatctgtaaaataaagtaa